Proteins from one Comamonas flocculans genomic window:
- the nadE gene encoding ammonia-dependent NAD(+) synthetase, whose protein sequence is MHPAQQAIIGSLHVVPPFTGPQDAQAQIARRIAFIQQTLQASHAQALVLGISGGVDSSVAGRLAQLAVQDLRQRSGGGAWRFIAVRLPYQAQFDEADAQAALAFVRADEVRTVPIEAGVAALAGPLVDLLQPLPPALRDRVLGNVKARMRMVAQYAIANASDGLVIGTDHAAEAVMGFFTKFGDGACDLQPLAGLVKGQVRAMAQALGAPQHLVHKTPTADLEDSRPGLPDEAAHGVGYTAIDAFLHGQDVDARDFERIVRAFEASGHKRALPATP, encoded by the coding sequence ATGCACCCCGCGCAACAGGCCATCATCGGCAGCCTGCACGTCGTGCCGCCGTTCACCGGTCCGCAGGACGCGCAGGCGCAGATCGCGCGGCGCATCGCCTTCATCCAGCAGACGCTGCAGGCGAGCCACGCCCAAGCCCTGGTGCTGGGCATCAGCGGCGGCGTGGACTCGTCGGTCGCGGGCCGGCTGGCGCAGCTCGCAGTGCAAGACCTGCGCCAGCGCAGCGGCGGCGGCGCGTGGCGCTTCATCGCGGTGCGACTGCCGTACCAGGCGCAGTTCGACGAGGCCGACGCGCAGGCCGCGCTCGCCTTCGTCCGCGCCGATGAGGTGCGCACCGTGCCGATCGAGGCCGGCGTCGCCGCGCTCGCGGGGCCGCTGGTGGACCTGCTGCAGCCGCTGCCCCCGGCGCTGCGCGACCGGGTGCTGGGCAACGTCAAGGCGCGCATGCGCATGGTGGCGCAGTACGCCATCGCCAACGCAAGCGATGGGCTGGTGATCGGCACCGACCACGCGGCCGAGGCGGTGATGGGCTTCTTCACCAAGTTCGGCGACGGCGCCTGCGACCTGCAGCCGCTGGCCGGCCTGGTCAAGGGCCAGGTGCGCGCCATGGCACAGGCGCTGGGCGCCCCGCAGCACCTGGTGCACAAGACGCCGACGGCCGACTTGGAGGACAGCCGGCCCGGCCTGCCCGACGAGGCCGCGCACGGCGTCGGCTACACCGCGATCGACGCCTTCCTGCACGGCCAGGACGTCGACGCCCGGGACTTCGAGCGCATCGTGCGCGCCTTCGAGGCCAGCGGCCACAAGCGCGCGCTGCCCGCCACGCCATGA
- the dapF gene encoding diaminopimelate epimerase, giving the protein MTTPSIARRPPLPFTKMHGLGNDFMVLDATREAIALAPGDIRAMADRHFGVGFDQLLLVERAPHASVDFGYRIFNADGGEVEQCGNGARCFARFVREQGLTDKDHIRVQTCGGAIELHITGHGDVRVDMGVPRLLPAEIPFDAPAPALSYPITVEGEALELAVVNMGNPHAVLRVDDLGRAPVARLGPLLERHPRFPARVNVGFMQILTPERIRLRVHERGAGETLACGTGACAAVVAGRRLGWLGRDVTVGLPGGELQVTWPGEGHPVSMLGPATRVYDGLWLWPDAARAGEAQDAKVHAALATIAVDRQKRA; this is encoded by the coding sequence ATGACGACACCGTCAATCGCCCGTCGCCCACCCCTGCCGTTCACCAAGATGCACGGGCTGGGCAACGACTTCATGGTGCTCGACGCGACCCGCGAGGCCATCGCGCTCGCGCCCGGCGACATCCGCGCCATGGCCGACCGGCATTTCGGCGTGGGCTTCGACCAGTTGCTGCTGGTCGAGCGCGCGCCGCATGCGAGCGTGGACTTCGGCTACCGCATCTTCAACGCCGACGGCGGCGAGGTCGAGCAGTGCGGCAACGGCGCGCGCTGCTTCGCCCGCTTCGTGCGCGAGCAGGGCCTGACGGACAAGGACCACATCCGCGTGCAGACCTGCGGCGGGGCGATCGAGCTGCACATCACCGGCCACGGCGACGTGCGCGTGGACATGGGCGTGCCGCGGTTGCTGCCGGCCGAGATCCCCTTCGATGCGCCAGCACCCGCGCTGAGCTACCCGATCACCGTCGAGGGCGAGGCTCTGGAACTGGCTGTCGTGAACATGGGCAATCCGCATGCCGTGCTGCGCGTGGACGACCTGGGGCGCGCTCCCGTGGCCAGGCTGGGGCCGCTGCTGGAGCGGCACCCGCGTTTTCCGGCCCGCGTCAACGTCGGCTTCATGCAGATCCTGACACCCGAGCGCATCCGGTTGCGCGTTCACGAGCGCGGCGCGGGCGAGACCCTGGCCTGCGGCACGGGCGCCTGCGCGGCTGTCGTGGCCGGACGGCGCCTGGGCTGGCTGGGCCGGGACGTCACGGTGGGGCTGCCGGGCGGAGAGCTGCAGGTCACCTGGCCCGGCGAAGGGCATCCGGTGTCCATGCTTGGCCCCGCCACGCGCGTGTACGACGGCCTGTGGCTCTGGCCGGATGCGGCACGCGCGGGCGAAGCGCAAGACGCCAAAGTCCACGCAGCCCTTGCGACAATCGCGGTTGATCGGCAGAAGCGCGCTTAG
- a CDS encoding DctP family TRAP transporter solute-binding subunit, translating to MNRISRTFAAAACAIGLAWATTAAAAPVQVNIGIVTAPSFVHTLSAQKFKEVLDKELPGKYEVIIHHSGALGSETQVLQQLQLGTVQMCVCTTGPVEAFVPEIKAIEMPFLFSSYEQTDKVLDGPIGQDLLARFGKAGLVGMHFLDNGFRNLTNSKHAVKEPEDVKGLKIRTMESPTHLAIWRGIGANPTPMAWPITTQLQQGVLDGQENPISVIAAAKLSEVGQKYLTLTRHVYSALVFVGSKPFFDKLPAADQKAFMDAAAQASAYGRAQVRDNEAKELAALQTAGVQVVTDPDVVAFRARTQPVYASLKGDTKTIVDKILASEK from the coding sequence ATGAACCGGATATCACGCACATTCGCCGCCGCGGCATGCGCCATCGGACTGGCCTGGGCCACGACAGCGGCCGCCGCGCCGGTGCAGGTCAACATCGGCATCGTCACCGCGCCCTCCTTCGTGCATACCCTGTCGGCGCAGAAGTTCAAGGAAGTACTGGACAAGGAGCTGCCCGGCAAGTACGAGGTGATCATCCACCACTCGGGCGCACTCGGCAGCGAAACCCAGGTGCTGCAGCAGTTGCAGCTGGGCACGGTGCAGATGTGCGTGTGCACCACCGGCCCGGTGGAAGCCTTCGTGCCCGAGATCAAGGCCATAGAAATGCCCTTCCTGTTCAGCTCCTATGAGCAGACGGACAAGGTGCTCGACGGCCCCATCGGCCAGGACCTGCTCGCGCGCTTCGGCAAGGCGGGCCTGGTGGGAATGCATTTTCTGGACAACGGCTTTCGCAACCTGACCAACTCCAAGCACGCGGTCAAGGAGCCCGAGGACGTCAAGGGCCTGAAGATCCGCACCATGGAGTCGCCCACCCACCTGGCGATCTGGCGCGGCATCGGCGCCAACCCCACGCCCATGGCCTGGCCCATCACCACCCAGCTGCAGCAGGGCGTGCTCGACGGCCAGGAAAACCCGATCTCGGTGATCGCCGCGGCCAAGCTCAGCGAGGTGGGGCAAAAGTACCTGACGCTCACGCGCCACGTGTATTCGGCCCTGGTCTTCGTCGGCAGCAAGCCCTTCTTCGACAAGCTGCCCGCGGCCGACCAGAAGGCCTTCATGGACGCGGCCGCCCAGGCCTCGGCCTACGGGCGCGCCCAGGTGCGCGACAACGAGGCCAAGGAGCTTGCCGCGCTGCAGACGGCCGGCGTGCAGGTGGTCACGGATCCCGACGTCGTGGCCTTCCGCGCCAGGACACAACCGGTCTACGCCTCGCTCAAGGGCGACACCAAAACCATCGTCGACAAGATTCTTGCTAGCGAAAAATGA
- a CDS encoding TRAP transporter small permease, whose amino-acid sequence MKLHEALRRASDHANRLVEWLLLMIGVAFSLILFAQVVARYMGNSLSWSEEVGRYMLVATSFLGATVAYKRAEFIGLAGLGARFGPVVEGAIVRLLQLLTLACFGLITWFGVGYTLKAWEQTSSAVQMPMSLPISVLPVSAAIFLLHVLVDLTGPVKHAAST is encoded by the coding sequence ATGAAACTGCACGAGGCGCTGCGCCGGGCCAGTGACCACGCCAACCGCTTGGTGGAGTGGCTGCTGCTGATGATCGGCGTGGCCTTTTCGCTCATCCTGTTTGCCCAGGTGGTGGCGCGCTACATGGGCAATTCCCTGAGCTGGTCCGAAGAGGTGGGCCGCTACATGCTGGTGGCAACCAGCTTCCTGGGCGCCACCGTGGCCTACAAGCGCGCGGAATTCATCGGCCTGGCCGGGCTGGGCGCACGCTTCGGCCCGGTGGTCGAGGGTGCCATCGTGCGCCTGCTGCAGCTGCTCACCCTGGCCTGCTTCGGCCTGATCACCTGGTTCGGCGTGGGCTATACGCTCAAGGCCTGGGAGCAGACCTCGTCCGCGGTGCAGATGCCGATGTCGCTGCCGATCTCCGTGCTGCCGGTCTCGGCCGCCATCTTCCTGCTGCACGTGCTGGTGGACCTGACCGGCCCCGTCAAACACGCCGCGTCCACATGA
- a CDS encoding TRAP transporter large permease, with amino-acid sequence MIIVLLFGLMFFLMALGLPVALSIGLPAIGLIITPGVFPDSVTLAALGQTVVQQLFSGVDSFDLLAVPLFMIAGAIMEVGGISRRLIDFCNSLVGWAPGGLAAAAIGASIIIAGISGSAAADTAAIGAVVIPTMVRQGYPPAFAAAVVAAGGAIGIIIPPSIPMILFGFMTNISTSQLFAGGILVGALLGFSFMAVAVFISWRKGYGERQPFTWKQVAATGRAALWSMGAPVIVLGGILGGIVTVTEGAALAVFYALLVGTVINRELSWRELPRLVIRSQATAGSILFIIAMAKVFGWLLAMQQSAQLLNTFVNSLALPPIGLLLLVMLLLLVIGCVMETTAALLLVVPVLALLTPQMQVDPVQFGVLVVVNLAIGMLTPPVGICLFVSCGIAQVSLGKVSRAIAPLVLVSMVDLVIAALWSPLTMWLPTLLYR; translated from the coding sequence ATGATCATCGTCCTGCTCTTCGGGCTGATGTTCTTCCTCATGGCCCTGGGCCTGCCGGTTGCCCTGAGCATCGGCCTGCCGGCGATCGGCCTGATCATCACGCCGGGCGTGTTCCCCGATTCGGTGACGCTGGCGGCGCTCGGGCAGACGGTGGTGCAGCAGCTGTTTTCCGGTGTCGATTCCTTCGACCTGCTGGCGGTGCCGCTGTTCATGATTGCGGGCGCCATCATGGAAGTGGGCGGCATCTCGCGCCGCCTGATCGACTTCTGCAACAGCCTGGTGGGCTGGGCGCCGGGCGGGCTGGCGGCGGCGGCCATAGGCGCGTCCATCATCATCGCCGGCATTTCGGGCTCGGCCGCGGCCGACACGGCGGCGATCGGCGCGGTGGTCATTCCCACCATGGTGCGCCAGGGCTATCCGCCGGCCTTTGCCGCGGCCGTGGTCGCGGCGGGCGGGGCCATAGGCATCATCATCCCGCCGTCGATCCCGATGATTCTCTTCGGGTTCATGACCAACATCTCCACCTCGCAGCTGTTCGCCGGCGGCATCCTGGTGGGCGCGCTGCTGGGCTTCTCCTTCATGGCGGTGGCGGTGTTCATCTCCTGGCGCAAGGGCTATGGCGAGCGCCAGCCCTTCACCTGGAAGCAGGTGGCCGCGACCGGGCGCGCGGCGCTGTGGTCCATGGGCGCGCCGGTCATCGTGCTGGGCGGCATCCTGGGCGGCATCGTCACCGTCACCGAAGGCGCGGCCCTGGCGGTGTTCTACGCACTGCTGGTAGGCACCGTGATCAACCGCGAGCTGTCCTGGCGCGAGCTGCCCCGGCTCGTCATCCGCTCGCAGGCGACGGCAGGCAGCATCCTGTTCATCATCGCCATGGCCAAGGTCTTCGGCTGGCTGCTGGCGATGCAACAGAGCGCACAGCTGCTCAACACCTTCGTCAATTCGCTGGCGCTGCCGCCCATAGGCCTGCTGCTGCTGGTGATGCTGCTGCTGCTCGTCATCGGCTGCGTGATGGAGACCACCGCCGCGCTGCTGCTGGTGGTGCCGGTGCTGGCGCTGCTGACGCCGCAGATGCAGGTCGATCCGGTGCAGTTCGGCGTGCTGGTGGTGGTGAACCTGGCGATCGGCATGCTCACGCCGCCGGTGGGCATCTGCCTGTTTGTCAGTTGCGGCATCGCACAGGTCAGCCTGGGCAAGGTTTCGCGGGCGATTGCGCCGCTGGTTCTGGTTTCCATGGTGGACCTGGTCATCGCCGCGCTCTGGTCGCCGCTGACCATGTGGCTGCCCACGCTGCTCTACCGCTGA
- a CDS encoding DUF2157 domain-containing protein produces the protein MHTFIEELIRRHALDAAQAERLWQLARLDAPPPQLRTGLQRGLAVTAALLLGAALIFWVAANWQHMALQTRLHLLEAAVLAPAVLLALLARARTALLLLTTLALGALLAFVGQTWQTGADAWQLFATWALLALPWALLARHDGLWALWLLIAGAGLFAWAGAPLGLQVLWAQDGPTSLRRYLELLLWAALFLLPLALSATGLMRQQRPTLSWSTAALLALTAWSADGIFNLLGRHTDAQFLLCALLVAGAVLLAWRRQPREYSVLALALMAANAMGLSTLGWWLFQGGNDFAAGRMLALTLVAAVSTGLSMRWLYRLQARDAPA, from the coding sequence ATGCACACCTTCATCGAAGAGCTGATCCGGCGCCACGCGCTGGACGCCGCGCAGGCCGAGCGCCTGTGGCAGCTTGCACGCCTGGACGCGCCGCCACCGCAGCTGCGCACCGGGCTGCAACGGGGGCTTGCCGTGACGGCGGCGCTGCTGCTGGGCGCGGCGCTGATCTTCTGGGTGGCCGCCAACTGGCAGCACATGGCGCTGCAGACCCGGCTGCACCTGCTGGAGGCGGCGGTGCTGGCGCCCGCCGTGCTGCTTGCGCTGCTCGCGCGTGCGCGCACCGCCCTGCTGCTGCTGACGACGCTGGCGCTGGGCGCCTTGCTCGCCTTCGTCGGCCAGACCTGGCAGACCGGCGCGGACGCCTGGCAGCTGTTTGCCACCTGGGCGCTGCTCGCCTTGCCCTGGGCGCTGCTGGCGCGCCACGACGGGCTGTGGGCGCTGTGGCTGTTGATAGCGGGCGCGGGCCTGTTCGCCTGGGCCGGCGCGCCGCTGGGCCTGCAGGTCCTCTGGGCGCAAGACGGCCCCACCTCGCTGCGCCGCTACCTGGAACTGCTGCTGTGGGCGGCGCTGTTCCTGCTGCCCCTGGCCTTGTCCGCAACCGGGCTGATGCGCCAGCAGCGCCCGACGCTGAGCTGGTCCACCGCCGCCCTGCTGGCCTTGACCGCCTGGAGCGCCGACGGCATCTTCAATCTGCTTGGCCGCCATACCGATGCGCAGTTCCTGCTGTGCGCGCTGCTCGTCGCCGGGGCCGTGCTGCTGGCCTGGCGCCGCCAGCCGCGTGAATACAGCGTGCTGGCGCTGGCGCTGATGGCCGCCAACGCGATGGGGCTGAGCACGCTGGGCTGGTGGCTGTTTCAGGGCGGCAACGACTTTGCGGCGGGCCGCATGCTGGCGCTGACGCTGGTCGCGGCGGTCAGCACCGGGCTCAGCATGCGCTGGCTCTACCGCCTGCAAGCCAGGGACGCCCCGGCATGA
- a CDS encoding GDYXXLXY domain-containing protein, whose product MKAQAQAQLLQQGVAQGLLPAQALQGPQQGAQPSWPVMVLGYLGASLVTVLGLGVLALLSWGAIFRPPGSLLSCLALTAAAVYLLRTRRGLFAAQMAFSLLLVGQVMWLLSWGLHWWTQDHAALVGPLLGLLALQLGAAWLARVVWVQRLLGMAAAWTFVFIPLGLHADANLVDSVLTGSLADGASLNLWLLTAAWALWCLRQARMRPRACSLRLSALADGAAVALLLAAPLLMALQGLAQGLVGMDAQSPLETLSALFDFNGRIALRTLLVAASAAWLLGRRQPDAEAAAEMRAARPLLALVYALLLLACWVLPVETAAVVGTVALGTGRRRLWWLALAVLLAQLAQFYYLLQWSLSDKALLLAGAGALLALAVAALSRTSGQRPLAPAPQSEAAAGRRGRAAAFTALAVALLAVALVHQDARHKQQLLAQGQKVFVALAPVDPRSLMQGDYMALNFALPAGLREQLGQADGRDWNARRHAVARLGPQGVAELQRLARLDEPLAADELLLPLRYLKGRWTLVTDAYFFPEGQGERFSRARYGEFRVLPGGKALLAGLADASLQPIAALAPAPPRSGK is encoded by the coding sequence ATGAAGGCACAGGCACAGGCGCAGCTGCTGCAGCAGGGCGTCGCCCAGGGGCTGCTGCCCGCGCAGGCCTTGCAGGGGCCGCAGCAGGGGGCGCAGCCTTCCTGGCCGGTGATGGTGCTGGGCTACCTCGGCGCCAGTCTGGTGACGGTGCTGGGCCTGGGCGTGCTGGCGCTTCTGTCCTGGGGCGCGATCTTTCGCCCGCCCGGCTCGCTGCTGAGTTGTCTGGCTCTCACCGCCGCCGCGGTGTATCTGCTGCGCACGCGACGCGGCCTGTTTGCCGCGCAGATGGCCTTCAGCCTGCTGCTCGTCGGCCAGGTGATGTGGCTGCTGAGCTGGGGCCTTCACTGGTGGACGCAGGACCACGCGGCGCTTGTCGGGCCGCTGCTGGGCCTGCTGGCGCTGCAGCTGGGCGCGGCATGGCTGGCGCGCGTGGTCTGGGTGCAGCGCCTGCTGGGCATGGCGGCGGCGTGGACCTTTGTCTTCATTCCGCTTGGGCTGCATGCCGATGCCAACCTCGTCGACAGCGTGCTCACGGGTTCGCTCGCGGACGGCGCCAGTCTGAACCTCTGGCTGCTCACCGCCGCCTGGGCGCTGTGGTGCCTGAGGCAAGCCCGCATGCGCCCGCGCGCCTGCTCGCTCAGGCTGAGCGCGCTGGCCGACGGCGCCGCGGTGGCACTGCTGCTGGCGGCTCCGCTGCTGATGGCGCTGCAGGGCCTGGCCCAGGGGCTGGTCGGCATGGACGCACAGTCGCCGCTGGAGACCCTGTCGGCGCTGTTTGACTTCAACGGCCGCATCGCGCTGCGCACCCTGCTGGTAGCGGCCAGCGCCGCCTGGCTGCTGGGCCGGCGCCAGCCGGATGCCGAGGCGGCCGCCGAAATGCGCGCCGCCCGCCCGCTGCTGGCCCTGGTCTATGCGCTGCTCCTGCTGGCCTGCTGGGTCCTGCCGGTGGAGACGGCCGCCGTGGTCGGCACGGTGGCGCTGGGCACGGGCCGCCGGCGCCTGTGGTGGCTGGCGCTGGCCGTGCTGCTGGCGCAACTGGCGCAGTTCTATTACCTGCTGCAGTGGTCGCTGAGCGACAAGGCCCTGCTGCTCGCGGGCGCCGGCGCGCTGCTGGCGCTGGCCGTGGCCGCGCTGTCGCGCACCTCTGGGCAAAGGCCGCTTGCGCCGGCCCCCCAGAGCGAGGCCGCAGCGGGGCGGCGCGGCCGGGCGGCGGCGTTCACGGCGCTGGCGGTGGCGCTGCTCGCCGTCGCGCTGGTGCACCAGGACGCGCGCCACAAGCAGCAGCTCCTCGCCCAGGGGCAAAAGGTCTTCGTGGCGCTGGCGCCGGTCGATCCGCGCTCCCTGATGCAGGGCGACTACATGGCGCTCAACTTTGCGCTGCCAGCCGGGCTGCGCGAGCAGCTTGGACAAGCCGACGGGCGCGACTGGAATGCCCGCCGGCATGCCGTGGCGCGGCTCGGCCCGCAGGGGGTGGCCGAGCTGCAGCGCCTGGCCCGCCTGGACGAGCCCCTGGCGGCCGATGAGCTGCTGCTGCCGCTGCGCTACCTCAAGGGCCGCTGGACGCTGGTGACCGACGCCTACTTCTTCCCCGAAGGCCAGGGCGAGCGCTTCAGCCGGGCGCGCTACGGCGAGTTTCGGGTGCTGCCCGGCGGCAAGGCCTTGCTTGCCGGGCTGGCGGACGCGTCCCTGCAGCCCATCGCCGCGCTGGCACCGGCGCCACCGCGCAGCGGCAAGTAG
- a CDS encoding lysoplasmalogenase — MRGPKLLGLLPMPAAAALALAWGTRGDLPWWLIWCAALLACLVALGAAWHGGLGLWEALMAQAGAMATATGALALPSWHCLAKPAAMVFAIAAVAAGASGTRGNGRFSFKPLHAWLLLALGASLAGDVFLMLPDRFIPGLVSFLLAHLAYIALFRRGSRWLAQRAALAATLALGAGMYAFLWRGGLPPELRLPVAVYVLAIVLMAAQAWARWQALRGPAPLCVALGACCFMLSDALLATSRFVQPLPWAPLWVLSSYYAAQLLIVAGVLRSADRAAR, encoded by the coding sequence GTGCGCGGCCCGAAGCTGCTGGGCCTGCTGCCCATGCCGGCGGCCGCAGCGCTGGCGCTGGCCTGGGGCACGCGCGGCGACCTGCCGTGGTGGCTCATCTGGTGCGCCGCCCTGCTGGCCTGCCTCGTGGCCCTGGGCGCGGCATGGCACGGCGGGCTGGGCTTGTGGGAAGCACTGATGGCGCAGGCCGGCGCGATGGCCACCGCTACCGGCGCGCTTGCGCTGCCGTCCTGGCATTGCCTTGCCAAACCCGCTGCCATGGTGTTTGCTATCGCCGCGGTAGCTGCTGGCGCAAGTGGCACAAGGGGAAACGGCCGATTTTCCTTCAAACCCTTGCATGCCTGGCTGCTGCTTGCGCTGGGCGCATCGCTGGCGGGCGACGTCTTCCTCATGCTGCCCGACCGCTTCATTCCCGGCCTCGTGAGCTTTCTGCTTGCGCATCTTGCCTACATTGCGCTGTTTCGCCGGGGCAGCCGCTGGCTGGCCCAGCGCGCGGCGCTCGCGGCCACGCTGGCGCTGGGTGCGGGCATGTACGCCTTCCTGTGGCGCGGCGGGCTGCCGCCTGAATTGCGTCTGCCGGTGGCGGTTTACGTGCTGGCCATCGTGCTGATGGCGGCACAGGCCTGGGCGCGCTGGCAGGCGCTGCGCGGGCCGGCGCCGCTGTGCGTGGCGCTGGGCGCCTGCTGCTTCATGCTCAGCGACGCCTTGCTGGCCACCAGCCGGTTCGTGCAGCCCCTGCCCTGGGCGCCGCTGTGGGTGCTCAGCAGCTACTACGCGGCGCAGTTGCTGATCGTTGCCGGTGTGCTGCGCAGTGCCGACCGGGCAGCGCGCTGA
- a CDS encoding FAD-linked oxidase C-terminal domain-containing protein — MQSEPTPAERAARQSELVQALATCLPADALLYQPEDTTPYECDGLTAYRQRPLLVCLPQTEEQVRAILQTCHRLRAPVVARGAGTGLSGGALPHPMGVTLSLARFNRIVQIDPLARTARVQCGVRNLAISEAAARHGLYYAPDPSSQIACSIGGNIAENSGGVHCLKYGLTLHNVLRVRGYTVQGEPVEFGSEALDTPGLDLLAAVIGSEGMLAVTLEATVRLIPKPQTARCIMASFADVRDAGNAVAAVIGEGIIPAGLEMMDGPMTRAVEDFVHAGYDLAAAAILLCESDGTSEEVEEEIARMGQVLRAAGATAIAVSQSEEERLRFWSGRKNAFPASGRISPDYMCMDSTIPRKRLADILLAIAEMEKKYGLRCCNVFHAGDGNLHPLILFDANDADQLQRAEAFGADILETSVAMGGTITGEHGVGVEKLNSMCVQFSPAERAQMLALKHAFDPEGLLNPGKLIPTLSRCAEYGKMLVRGGRLAHPELPRF; from the coding sequence ATGCAGTCCGAACCCACCCCGGCCGAGCGCGCTGCGCGCCAAAGCGAGCTCGTGCAAGCCCTGGCCACCTGCCTGCCGGCCGATGCGCTGCTCTACCAGCCCGAGGACACCACGCCCTACGAATGCGACGGCCTGACCGCCTACCGCCAGCGCCCGCTGCTCGTCTGCCTGCCGCAAACCGAAGAGCAGGTGCGGGCCATACTGCAGACCTGCCACCGCCTGCGGGCGCCAGTGGTGGCGCGCGGTGCAGGCACCGGCCTGTCGGGCGGCGCGCTGCCGCACCCCATGGGCGTGACGCTGTCGCTGGCCCGGTTCAACCGCATCGTGCAGATCGACCCGCTGGCGCGCACCGCACGGGTGCAATGCGGGGTGAGGAACCTGGCGATCAGCGAAGCGGCGGCGCGCCACGGTCTGTACTACGCGCCCGACCCGTCAAGCCAGATCGCCTGCAGCATAGGCGGCAACATCGCGGAAAACTCGGGCGGCGTGCACTGCCTGAAGTACGGGCTGACGCTGCACAACGTGCTGCGCGTGCGCGGCTACACCGTGCAGGGCGAGCCCGTCGAGTTCGGCTCCGAGGCGCTGGACACGCCGGGCCTGGACCTGCTGGCCGCCGTCATCGGCAGCGAGGGCATGCTGGCCGTCACGCTCGAAGCGACGGTGCGCCTGATTCCCAAGCCGCAGACCGCCCGCTGCATCATGGCCAGCTTCGCCGACGTGCGCGACGCGGGCAACGCGGTGGCGGCGGTGATCGGCGAAGGCATCATCCCGGCAGGCCTGGAGATGATGGACGGCCCCATGACGCGCGCGGTGGAAGACTTCGTGCATGCCGGCTACGACCTCGCGGCCGCCGCCATCCTGCTGTGCGAAAGCGATGGCACCAGCGAGGAAGTCGAGGAAGAGATCGCGCGCATGGGCCAGGTGCTGCGCGCCGCAGGCGCCACCGCCATCGCCGTGAGCCAGAGCGAAGAAGAGCGCCTGCGCTTCTGGAGCGGGCGCAAGAACGCCTTCCCGGCCAGCGGGCGCATCAGCCCCGACTACATGTGCATGGACTCCACCATCCCGCGCAAGCGCCTGGCCGACATCCTGCTGGCGATTGCCGAGATGGAGAAAAAATACGGCCTGCGCTGCTGCAACGTCTTCCATGCGGGCGACGGCAACCTGCACCCGCTGATCCTGTTCGACGCCAACGACGCCGACCAGCTGCAGCGCGCCGAAGCCTTCGGCGCCGACATCCTGGAGACTAGCGTGGCCATGGGCGGCACCATCACCGGCGAGCACGGCGTGGGCGTGGAAAAGCTCAACTCCATGTGCGTGCAGTTCTCGCCCGCGGAGCGCGCCCAGATGCTGGCGCTCAAGCATGCCTTCGATCCCGAGGGCTTGCTGAACCCCGGCAAGCTCATCCCCACGCTGTCGCGCTGCGCCGAGTACGGCAAGATGCTGGTGCGTGGCGGGCGGCTCGCACACCCCGAACTGCCGCGCTTTTGA
- a CDS encoding PhaM family polyhydroxyalkanoate granule multifunctional regulatory protein, whose translation MSSDTSPFGFGRFVPGFDFLQKLSEGAASAMPAMPPLAGWVAPTLSLPEIDQRIRELKTVQFWLEQNAGALTATIQALQVQRMTLATLQGMNVAMTDLARGAFTAGSAAPEPAPAAEPAPEPAAPEQGARTAAQARPDADEDAAQAPAAAGVDPLQWWGALTQQFQQLASQAMGDANAQQAALDASRQMTAGAVKAAQEMASALSAAPAPAAQKAAKARKRPAAGKAVPAKAARKAGGKSGK comes from the coding sequence ATGAGCAGCGACACATCCCCCTTCGGCTTCGGGCGTTTCGTGCCCGGTTTCGACTTCCTGCAGAAGCTCTCGGAAGGCGCGGCCAGCGCCATGCCGGCCATGCCGCCGCTGGCCGGCTGGGTCGCGCCGACGCTGAGCCTGCCCGAGATCGACCAGCGCATCCGCGAACTCAAGACCGTGCAGTTCTGGCTGGAACAGAACGCCGGGGCGCTGACGGCCACCATCCAGGCCCTGCAGGTCCAGCGCATGACACTGGCGACGCTGCAGGGCATGAACGTGGCGATGACCGACCTGGCCCGGGGTGCCTTCACTGCGGGCTCCGCCGCGCCCGAGCCTGCTCCGGCGGCTGAGCCTGCGCCTGAACCCGCGGCGCCGGAGCAGGGCGCCCGCACGGCAGCGCAGGCCCGGCCCGATGCCGATGAGGATGCGGCGCAGGCGCCCGCAGCGGCGGGCGTGGACCCGCTGCAGTGGTGGGGCGCGCTGACGCAGCAATTCCAGCAGCTGGCCAGCCAGGCCATGGGCGACGCGAACGCCCAGCAGGCGGCGCTCGATGCCTCGCGCCAGATGACGGCCGGGGCCGTCAAAGCGGCGCAGGAAATGGCTTCGGCGCTGAGCGCCGCGCCGGCGCCCGCCGCCCAAAAGGCGGCCAAGGCGCGCAAGCGGCCGGCCGCCGGCAAGGCCGTGCCCGCCAAGGCGGCGCGCAAGGCCGGCGGGAAGTCCGGCAAATAA